The following proteins come from a genomic window of Streptomyces sp. Sge12:
- a CDS encoding DUF742 domain-containing protein: MTTPGGHPYGGAQQPQGGHDQNRFNFPSAPSRPVPEQNPYQQQQYGNPQMPPPQQPPRAARQPAPKAHNPLVRPYAMTGGRTRPRYQLAIEALVSTTADPARLQGQLPEHQRICRLCQEIKSVAEISALLSIPLGVARILVADLAEAGLVAIHQPGGDESAGGQPDVTLLERVLSGLRKL; encoded by the coding sequence GTGACAACACCCGGAGGACATCCTTATGGCGGCGCGCAGCAGCCGCAGGGTGGGCACGACCAGAACCGCTTCAACTTCCCCTCCGCGCCGAGCCGGCCCGTGCCGGAGCAGAATCCCTACCAGCAGCAGCAGTACGGAAACCCCCAGATGCCACCTCCGCAGCAACCGCCGCGCGCCGCGCGGCAGCCGGCTCCGAAGGCGCACAACCCGCTGGTGCGTCCGTACGCCATGACCGGCGGCCGTACTCGGCCGCGCTACCAGCTCGCCATCGAGGCGCTGGTCAGTACCACGGCGGATCCCGCGCGTCTGCAAGGGCAGTTGCCCGAGCACCAGCGCATCTGCCGCCTGTGCCAGGAGATCAAATCCGTAGCGGAGATCTCGGCACTTCTCTCCATTCCTCTTGGTGTCGCCCGCATCCTCGTCGCCGACCTGGCGGAGGCGGGCCTTGTCGCCATTCACCAGCCCGGCGGCGACGAGTCTGCCGGTGGCCAGCCAGACGTGACACTGCTCGAAAGGGTGCTCAGTGGACTTCGCAAGCTCTAA
- a CDS encoding GTP-binding protein, whose product MDFASSNGGAAPRSTTSAKIVVAGGFGVGKTTFVGAVSEINPLRTEAVMTSASAGIDDLTHTGDKTTTTVAMDFGRITLDQDLILYLFGTPGQDRFWFMWDDLVRGAIGAVVLVDTRRLADCFPAVDYFENSGLPFVIALNGFDGHQPYTPEEVREALQIGPDAPIITTDARHRADAKSALITLVEHALMARLR is encoded by the coding sequence GTGGACTTCGCAAGCTCTAACGGCGGAGCGGCTCCCCGCTCCACCACCTCCGCGAAGATCGTGGTGGCGGGCGGCTTCGGCGTGGGCAAGACCACGTTCGTCGGCGCGGTCTCCGAGATCAACCCGCTGCGCACCGAAGCCGTCATGACCAGCGCCTCGGCCGGGATCGACGACCTCACCCACACCGGTGACAAGACGACCACCACGGTCGCCATGGACTTCGGCCGCATCACCCTCGACCAGGACCTGATCCTGTACCTCTTCGGTACGCCGGGCCAGGACCGCTTCTGGTTCATGTGGGACGACCTGGTCCGCGGCGCCATCGGCGCCGTCGTCCTCGTGGACACCCGCCGTCTCGCCGACTGCTTCCCGGCGGTCGACTACTTCGAGAACAGCGGCCTGCCGTTCGTCATCGCCCTCAACGGCTTCGACGGGCACCAGCCCTACACGCCGGAGGAAGTCCGCGAGGCCCTGCAGATCGGCCCGGACGCCCCCATCATCACCACCGACGCCCGCCACCGCGCGGACGCCAAGAGCGCGCTCATCACGCTCGTGGAGCACGCCCTCATGGCGCGCCTGCGGTAG
- a CDS encoding roadblock/LC7 domain-containing protein, with protein MSQAAQNLNWLITNFVDNTPGVSHTVVVSADGLLLAMSDGFPRDRADQLAAVASGLTSLTAGASRIFEGGAVNQTVVEMDRGFLFLMSVSDGSSLAVLAHPECDIGLVGYEMALLVDRAGSVLTPDLRAELQGSLLN; from the coding sequence ATGAGCCAGGCGGCACAGAACCTGAACTGGTTGATCACCAACTTCGTGGACAACACCCCCGGGGTGTCCCACACGGTGGTGGTCTCCGCCGACGGCCTTCTTCTGGCGATGTCCGACGGATTTCCGCGCGACCGCGCCGATCAGCTGGCGGCCGTGGCCTCCGGTCTGACCTCGCTGACCGCCGGTGCCTCCCGCATCTTCGAGGGTGGCGCCGTCAACCAGACCGTGGTCGAGATGGACCGGGGATTCCTCTTCCTCATGTCCGTCTCGGACGGATCGTCCCTCGCCGTGCTCGCGCACCCCGAGTGCGACATCGGCCTCGTGGGTTACGAGATGGCCCTTTTGGTGGATCGCGCGGGCAGTGTCCTCACTCCGGATCTGCGCGCCGAACTGCAGGGAAGTCTTCTCAACTAG